ACAACAGGGCTAGGCTCCAATAGGAACGGGCAGCATACGGCCTTGTTCGTTTCACTTTCTCCACGCACACGCCATTCCAGATCCGTACGAGCCGCTATGTTATTGTGTTTCTGACGCACGCACCCGTGCTTCGGCTTGACTCGTAAGCAAGGCGCAGTTTGGAGCCAGCTTTTCTTCAATACCCGCCCCGGCGCTGCCCAGTACGGGACGGGGCAGACTCACTCCCAGTCACTCCGAGAATCCCAAGAACCATCTTCCCCGTCTAGGTCACTGGTCACTGCTTCGCTCGCGTCTCCCTTCACGATATAACTCGAGTGGCTTGCTCCGCGCTTCGATCTTGGGCGAATGTCCAAGACCGGCCCCATTCGGATTTGAACTCAACCACGGCTTCGTCGCGCCAGCAGAAGCTTCCTCCCCGACAACAGACAGGACTGGACCATAGATACATCACATCACCACAACTCGCACTCACCTTAGTAACCTAACTTTACCTTACACTACATCCATCACTTATTCACGCTACCGTCGACACGCGAAGCCATTACCTCAGCCGTTCCGCTGCAGAAAATACCACAGACCATCTCCGGCCCCGGCGCTCATCTCCCCGACTTGCCTCTCCTCTTTCAGTCCCAACCTATTCACCATTTACCATTCACCAACCgaccatccatccatcctctCAACCCCACATATTCGCTTTCGGTCTCCTCGACCTGCTTGTCGAGACCTCCAACGACACGCCAAACGATCGTTGTCTACGGTACCTTTAGCGGACCGCGCCGCTCTTGAAGTGAAGAAGAGCCACATCTTGCTGACATCTCGTCACCGGTACTCAACCGATTCGTCAGATTGCCGCCTCCTTCCCCTGTTCATCGCTCTCATCGGATTTCTGTAGCAAGGGGGTTTGAGGTCTAGGTGTCCCCCCAAATCGTGAGGGTTCTCTTCTGGCAGCCCAAAGGCACATCGCTCGCCTGTCTGGGGTCCAGCCTGCCCACTCTTCATCGGACGCGAGGTTGGGGAAGTTACGGCAGTGTTGTCCCTTTGCGCCAATCTAGGATAAGAGCCAAGGTCTAAGAAGGAATAACGAAAGGGTTGCTTATTCTGCTTGCTGCAAGATGCCGCGCCTAGGGTACAAAAAGTCTCGCGGTGGCTGTGCAAGGTGTAAACAGCGTCGCGTAAAAGTACTTACCACCTTTCATCCATTCGCATACACATGCACACTCGTCAACACCTCTACCACTCACAAACCATCTTGTATATGCGGCCCGGCTGACACTTCTTAACCCAGTGCGATGAGAACAAGCCGTGTGGCGCCTGTATCAGGCACAACACCCAGTGCAGTCTTCTTGAGGGCTCAGTGGACGGAGGCTCCGGTGACAACATGAGCTGGGAGCCGACATCCAATTCCAACGCAGCGGGACTTTCAAGAGTGCCGAGTTTCCAGCGAAGGAGCTCATCGCGAAAGGGGTCCAGCGGCAGCCGCAAGACGCAAACGCCATCAATCAGTCCGATAGACCACTCATTGACGCCGCCTAGTCTGCTCGAGGCCACCCTCAACCTACCAGCAGACTTCGTCAGCGACCGGGGCTCATCCATCGGAAATAGGAGGTCATCTATCGCCGCCTCGAGCCCTGACCCCTTTCCTTATTTTGTCAAGTTCTCAACCGAGCCCGTGGAACCGGTTCATTTGAGCAAGTGGATTACAGATCTCGAGCTGATGCACCACTACTCCACGGCCACTAGTCTCACGCTGCCCAGGTCATCAGACGTGAGCAGCATCTGGCAGTTGGAGGTACCGAAGCTTGGTCTGACGTACATGTTCCTGATGCACGAAATCCTCGCCATTGGTGCTTTACATCTGGGTTATCTGCACCCGGAGCAGCGCGAGTCTTATGCCTTGCATGCCTCACAACATCAAAGCGATGCGATAGCGGGCATGAGAGAGTCACTCATGAACATCACGACCGAAAACTGCCACGCTCTGTTCGCGGCGTCGTCATTACTGCTGCTCAACGCATACTCCACTTTCCCATATCAAAGGGGAGCGCCCCATTCACAAGAGGCACCGACAGTCGACGACGTCCTCGACGTGTTCTTACTAGTGAGAGGAATGAGTCATATCCTATCGTCATCCCAGCCCTCTATCCAGAGTGGGCCATTGAGAAACTTCTTCACAGAGGTGGTCACTCCTGCGTCTACACCGTTGCTAGAGGCAGTCACACAGCACCTCGAGAACCTCcaaataagcttaaaggcATCCAGCGCCGACGAACCGACCAAAGCCATCGTCAGCAAAGAGATTGACGTGTTTTTCGGGTGGATCATGCACGCCGTCGAGACAACGGCGTTTCCAGAGCTGCGAGTGGCCTTGACATGGCCCATTAACCTCACGGAGGAGTATCTGCAGCTGCTGCGGAACCGCGATCCGGCGGCTTTAACTCTGCTAGCTTACTATTCAGTCGTCGTTCGCTCGACCGAAGCTACAACGTGGTTCATGCAGGGATGGGGCATCAACTCGGCGCGAGCGATAGTATCAGACTTGGATCCAGAGTGGAAAGAGTTGGTCAAATGGCCTTTGGCATTCATAAGCGATAGAAGTATACAACTTTAGTTGTTATCTAAATAAATCAAAGAACAAAACATTTAGACTACCATATTCCGCTCATGCCCTGATTTGCCTCGTCGGAGATCACACTAGCTCTGCAGATTTGAGAGCAGAGTCCAGACAGTCAGGGCTACCGCGGGTCCTACGAGCCGTGTACGATGATCCAGTGCTATTCTACGACTTGGCGGTGTCGCCAGATTCCGCCGCCAAGTAACAGCTGTTCCGTTGTTCAACGTCTACCCGATTACCCGTTCGTCTACATCTTTTAGGCTCGAAAGTCTAACGAGCCGATTACCAAAGGCCTAAAGATTTCGGCCGAGCGGCAGCAGAGCGCATTGCGGGCTACAGTGGCCCGGAGATGTCTTGGCGACTAGAGCTCGTTCGACCTACCTACTTGGGATAGAACTCATTAGCATTGAAGGTAAGGCATATTCAACTACTTCGTACAGAAGCTACTAGGAACACAAATGAGCTGTAGAGTCAGAGTGTGAGCGATTTGAAACGATCAAAACAGGAACAGACGGGTTGTACCTCAAACCCCGAAACCGAAACCGAGGTAGGTGGGTGCGCCTGGTTTGGTGCTACGACTAGTGGGGGTGTTGCGAATGTGCGATCGTCCTGGAAGCTTAAGTGATCCGACCTAGGGGTAATACTTAGCGGAAAGTGAGAATTGTAAGGCTGATTATGACTCTGCCGCCAGATCTAAACACTGCTTGACGCGCTGCATAAGGCTTGTCACTACCTTTGTAGCCCGTTGTCCCCGGGAGAATTTGTCGGCAGGCTGCAGCTAGGGGTCCCCGATGACATTGGATCCTAGCTTTTCGCTCGAAAAGAAGCCACATGATGACCATGACGTCTGAAGggataaaaagcttaatgaTGCTAACTGACGCCGCGGACGGCAATAGTCGGATGAGGATGGGGTCTAGACGCGTCTAACGCGTGGGACTACAACTATGGGTTGCGAGGTGCATCGTCTCTGACTGGCCAAGTTAACAAGTCTTAGCTTCTCCGGTTCTGCGGTCATGCCGATGAATCTTGACGATGGCAAACTTGCCAAGTTGTTCTCGGAACTTCCGTGCCTATTCATACATCTCCTTGGGCAGAAAAGTTCTACGAGTCCTGCTGCTTACAGCGATGGCGGCCATGTTGCTGATGAGCTGTTTGCTCTCGCATTCAATAACGTTTCCTGGCAAGGCTCTCGACGTATCTCCCTGGAGCGGATTCGAATTAGCCCTCTATCAAGTAACCTCATTATCGCCGCTAACATGTCAATTTTACCTCCTGATACAGGTACAGACGATGAGACGAACGATTAACCTCATAGTACGATTCGCGAATATTCCAGACGAACAGACGAAAACGGATACACATCTCTCTATCCAAACAACATTGACAAAGCCTTCGAAGCGCGGGTGACTGTTGGACTTCAATGGTTGAAAGCAATCAGTACAGTCGAGATCATATTTGGACAGCAAACTTTTCGAATATGTACAAGAATTGTAGGCTCGATCAAGCCCAGGTGTCAAAGAAGCGAACAGCCTGGAAGAAAGCCTCCTCCTTGCCGAACTTCTGTCTGGGGTCCGAAATATTGGCGCGAACGCCGAATCCATGCGAGGTACCACCATACACAGCGAGGGAGAAGGGCTGGCCAGTCTCACTGAGGAGTGCCTCGACCTCGGCACGACGAGCGGGTGACATGAGGTTATCAGTTTCTACAGCGGCATTGTCAATAACAAGGAAAAGTCCAGGTACCCTTCTGCAGGTGCTCTCCTGGGAGGAGAGGGGCCGGGATTATAACGTACCGGCGGCAGCGACACTCGCGGGACCAGTGATGGCCGTAATCTCCTCATCGGTAAGAAGACTTGGGTGCGCGGCGAAGCCGACATCAGCGCCCTTGCCCTCGGCGAGGACGCGGAAAGAGTAGCGGCCTCCGAAGCAGTATCCCGTGACGGCGACCTTGCTCACGCCGAGTTCCTCGCGCAGGTACTTGATGGAGTTGGCGATGATCGGGTCAGTAACGTTGGGTCCGTGCTGCGCAAGGAACGCCGTCGTGTTGAAGCCGGGGATGTTGATATCGTTCGGGGCGGGGCTGCCGTTGAACAGGTCCGGCGCGACGGAGATGTAACCGGCGCGAGCAAAGCTGTCGGACAGGCTGGCCGTTTGCGTTAACATCGGTATTGGCACGACGGTGCCATATGGCGGCCCGAGGTCTATGGCTGGTATAAGGTACTCACAGCTTGTTTTGCGCGAGCTGGATTCCGAAAACGTCGGTCAGGTAAAGGACTCCAACAGTCCTATTACCACGCGTGCTTGGCTTGGTGACATATTGGGTCACTGCATACAAATCGCGTCAGCTTGTGCGCCAGATAGAC
The Colletotrichum lupini chromosome 6, complete sequence DNA segment above includes these coding regions:
- a CDS encoding dienelactone hydrolase, with protein sequence MVIYVMETWIGWIILTEGTEHNDWRTILKRRRKSSASSLGPDWNLLPAPATLNPSPVLRHVYRLGKGYLQDTTRISVRMTIQENRFRSGLFSKTFKMLSKTIVAALLGLVSLTNAAKKCPVADVSAIAHTGTPIGEEVKYNGLTQYVTKPSTRGNRTVGVLYLTDVFGIQLAQNKLLSDSFARAGYISVAPDLFNGSPAPNDINIPGFNTTAFLAQHGPNVTDPIIANSIKYLREELGVSKVAVTGYCFGGRYSFRVLAEGKGADVGFAAHPSLLTDEEITAITGPASVAAAETDNLMSPARRAEVEALLSETGQPFSLAVYGGTSHGFGVRANISDPRQKFGKEEAFFQAVRFFDTWA